The following DNA comes from Pseudopipra pipra isolate bDixPip1 chromosome 14, bDixPip1.hap1, whole genome shotgun sequence.
CCACTTTCACACCGCTGGCTCAGCAGAAGCTGTTTGGCTCCCTGTTACACAGCCACAGTTCTGCTGCGTGGCTGTGGGTCTGCCAGGCTTTGTGTTTGCCTAATCTCCATTTTTAGGAGGATTGTGCCCCATTCCTGTCACTGCAAGGTCTGCTGTTGTCACCGACATCCCCCTTGGGTAACACTGAGGTTGTGGGGACTCTGCAAGATCATGTCCCTTCAGTGACTCTCCCAGGTGATGGAGGAAGACTCATTTCTTGAGCCTTCAGAACTCACCCTTCAGAATTCACCCTTGAATTCTgccatgaagaaaataattaaaagaaaaaaaaaggaaaagatggaaATAAGTGAGAGGTGCCCTCCAaggagggatgtgatgtcagttTGCCAGCTCCAAACACAGCCATCACAAACACTTTTTCACTACAATATCTAAGGGCCTTAGTGTGTCTTTCTCCTCACATTCTttaactgcatttatttttctgattgcTTGGGTTTCATCCTAATCAAACACTAAGGAGCATGGAAATTCATAACTTGCTATAGTGCCTTCTTGGAATTATCAGGACTAACCCTGCTCAGATTTAAATCGCTGACAATTAGGCTGCAATTCCTTCCAGTCCTAATTTTTTCTGTTATCACAACTTTGCTTTGAAAGCTGAGCTGAAGCATCTCTCTATCGCCAGCTTAAACTCTGGGAGCTCAAAAGGGGTCAGGATTGAAAAAAGGAGGCTGAGTCCTCGCCAGGCATCATTTCCCCTGTTAGCCACCTGACACAGAAGCCTCTCCAGCATGGAGTCTCCCTGACACCCCCAGGTCCACCCTCACTTAACCCCCAGGCAGTTGATTAACCTCACCggataaaaatagaaaaatatttccttttcagagTGTTCAAAGAAAATTGGCATCAGATccttatttttatcttctttagCAAAGTGGAGTCAGCTTCCCGTTTCTGGCTCACGTGCATCCACCTCTGCCTCCGCTTGGCCGTGGTGGTGAGGGCTTCCTGCTCGGCCACAGGgagtttcttttctgtccctgtgccagtggACGAGCTTGCCCAGCAAATCAGGGCCGACAGAACCCTGGGGAAGGGCTCCTGGACACGGCCTTCCTGCGGCCTCCGTGTCTCGTGGCTCCGGGCAGGACTTACCGCGCAGGATGCGTCCTGGATCACCAACTTACAGTACCTGGTGGTCCCCAGTGTCCGTCTGTAGGAAGCAGGCTTTGGAAGAGACTCTCATTTTCCTCGTTTTAGAGTGTCTTTCCAGGCTGTAGGACCTGGCACAGTCGTGTCTGGAGCCACAGGGTGAGCTCTGACTCCGGGAAGGAACAAGAGGATCGCCTTTTGTTCGTGATTACATCCTGAGTAACCAGAGCTTGAAAATGGAGCTGGGGAGACCCTTCAGTGAGCACCCCAAGGAAATGTGGAGGGGCTTTACACTCAGAAAGCTGAGGGtttaaaagaagcaaaactaGAACGTTTTGTACTGTAAATGGAAAAGACTCAAAGTACACTGGGTAGAacagaagacagagaaaacTTAAACCCCTCCCACTGCCTCCTGAGGGGCAGTTTCAGGCATTGGGTGATGCCCAGATGATACTCAGCCACAtttcctgccctggcagccctgctgctcttGCAGTGCAGAGGCTGTGCCTTCCTGAGTGCACGATGGTTGTGTGGTTGTGTTTTCCAGCATGGCTGGGTGTGCTCAGTTACCCATTGGGACTCCACTGCCCAGCGTGGGGCTTGttctgcccagctcctgcccagctccttcctcccctcactGGCATCACTGCTGGGAAAGGCTGCACCTGAGCTGCCCCCTCagcttccctcctccccctcctcttgCAGAACAAATAGgatgctgtttattttttatgtaaacAAGCAAATTGTTCAGAGTCCATTCAAATGAAAGGGAAACTTGGGCCGGCAGCGGGGCTTTCCAGCAATCCAGCAATCAGTTTTTCATCAACTAATGTCTGCACATCAGTTTCCCTTTCCAAAAGAAGAAACATCAAAAGGTCTCCAGGGAGTTATGAATCATCTGGCTTCCACAAACATGGCTTGAAAACTTGAGAAAGGGGAAGCAGAGCATCCTAGACCAGATCTTCTGCCAGACAAGCAAGCACAGTTCAGCAGAAGCTTCACAAGGGGAAGAGAACATCAACAAAGCTgtggagaaaggaaagatgGTTTAGGGGATcagcaggagggctggaggaGTTCATTACAGCTCAGAGAGACACTGAGTCCCTGGGCTGAGCACATGCAGGGAGGAATGTGGGACCTGTTTAGAAACACTTTTCTGTAGTCTTCGGGTGGCTGCACAGTGTGGGTGACCTCACACCAGCTGCTCCCGGGCCAAGTTGTGCTTCTGAGCCGTAGGGACTCCATCTCCCCATGGCAGctgagccagcacagcagctaCACAGGCCTGAGTTCATGTTTTAATAgtttctgctgggctgggaagaGCCTCATCATACCTCCCTGGGCTCCTTGAGCAGGAGAGGTGTCCAGGTGAAGCTGGGGGTCAGGAGACATGGGAATGACCAGAGCAGTTCTCAGCAGTGGGTGGTTTTCCCCCAAGTCTTTTAAAAGGCACCCAGGGATGATGCAGTCCCAGGCACAATGTCCTGctccagagggtggctggggggTGCCAGGTGACCCCCTGAGTAGCTCACAGAGGGTGAGGGGGGACTGTGGTGCCCTGCATCTACTTAGAGCCTGGTTAGAAAGAGGGAGTAACAAAAAGAGTGTCAGAGCAGGGGCTGAGCATGACTGACAAAGACCTGCAGAAGGTGTGATGAAGGGGGAGTCCAGCAACGGGGGAAGAAGCTGTCCCCCAGGTTAACACAGAGATCTGGGATGCTTCAAGGCTGTGGAAGATGGAAGATGAAAGACATCCAAAAGCTTGGAACACCTGGTTTTTCATCCATTCCCCTCAGCCAGATGCTGACTCCTGCCCTGTCCTGAATCCAGGGGCTAAGCCAGTCTCATCCACAAGGAAGAGCTCAACTACACCTCCTTCTCTTTTCACCCCACACTTCCCAGCTATGAACAGGGATTTTTGTTCCTCTCCATAGTAACAGCGTGGAACGTGATACAATTTCTGCCAATATTTGACAACTTGCAGCTGTCCAGCCACAGAgggctggtggcagcagcagtcaCCGTGTTTCTGCTTAATGCTTTCCAGGAATTCACATGCCACCCAGCCATCTCCAGCACATTTGTGTTGGCTCTGgggctggaaagggactttgcATGCAGCGCCGAGCTTTGTCTTTCCTATCTCCACGAAACCTCTCTCTGAGTGCTTGGGAGCTCTTGAGTTGACACCTCTGCAGAGGAAGATTTCACTTCCCTCGTGGCTGTCCCTGTCTGGGTGAACACAGAAGTTGTCAAAGTTCGCTGTCTTTCCAGGTATTGTCCCAGACCATAACCCCGATGATCCCACGTGACATGGAAATCCCCAGGGGCAAGGATAAGGGTAGACCTTTTCCTTGAATTTGTTACATGTTATTCGGAAAAGGGCTAATGAGGGGAGGGCTGGAGAGGATAAATGGCAGCTCCTCCTTGCCTGAGctcacagctcagctcctctgAAGAGGCAGAGCAGTACCCGGAGAGGAAGAGCCTTCCCACAGCCACCATGTTCCCTGCAAGGACAGTCCTGCTGCTCGTGATGCTCCTCACCCTCTCCCCACACTCCAGTGCAGGTGAGGCACCTCATGGGCCACCACTTCTGGTCGGGACTCAGGGTTATCCCACTGGGGTGGTCAGGCAAGAAACCCACCaggtggagcagggatggggctgctggcaggaggagcAACCCCctggccagggcagagctgcacatcccagggggcagggaaggaaggaaactgTTCCTGGATCTGGGTGGttttggcagagctgctgcagggctttTGGTGCTGGATGATAACCTGGAGcatcctcctctcctgcccaggGAATGAAGGAGGAGGGCAGCTGGGGGTCCTCGTGGCAGCATTTGCAGAGTTTGGGGGATGCTGTGTGCGTCAGCCTTGTCATGGGGGAAGGTCCTAAAGACAAACTGCCTTCCACAGCCAGTGTTCACAGTCTCTCTTTGTCTTCTCCAGCCCCTTATTCTCCATCTGAGTGCTGCTTCCATTATGTAAAGGGTGCTCTCCGGCTGGCAAACCTGAAGGATTGCTATTCAACTTCCAGGGAGTGTTTTTTCCCAGCAATTGTGTAAGTCCTGGTAATTTCCCCACTGCTGTGCTGTTTCCTGAGCCAGCACAGGTTCAGTTCATCTGCAGACAGGACAGGGCCAGGTCTGTGTAGCCTCCACAGTTTTCCAGCATGAAGAGGGGAGGGCATGACTGTCTGGGCACTTTTACAGGGCAGAGTTTAGGACGTGAGTCCACTGCAGCTCCTGAAGGCTCTGCACAGGCTCTAGaggtgctgggctgcagcatgAGCTGATTGTAGGGCACCAAGTACCCAGGGGCAGTATGCAGGGCCAAAGGGAATAGAGAAGGATCAGGGAGGGAGGATGGCATGGGCATGAGTGGGATTATAGCTGTCATTTCTCACAAAGCTTCACCTTTAACCTCGGCAGGTTTAAGACCAAGAATGGGACCAAGGTCTGCGCAAACCCAGAGGAGCCCTGGGTGCAGAGAGCAGTTGGGAAGCTCCAGAAGAGGAAAGAACTTCGTGCCCCATGATGTAGAGTGGGTGTCCTGGTTAAGGCTACCCAACATCCTGGTGGGAAGGAGGGTCTATAACCATCCTCCCAGAAGGGAATGCAGAGGTCCTGGCTGCTGGTGGGGGACACTGGCtccccagagctctgagctgtgtCCACCAGCCAGGCACCAGCCCCTGGAATGCTGCTGGTCCTGCCAGCACCTGCCTGCTGATCACAGCCACAAAATAAAGTTTAGTTCATGTGAGATTGGAGAGTGGTGTCCTTTcttctcccagccccacagcgctgctgctgctgccagcaggtcGAGGCGTGGAGCTGGCcaaggggctggggtgggatgggggatcTTCCCACTGAGTCTcactggggcaggcagggaggggcaTGGATGGCACTGTATGGATGCAGGGCATTTGGGTATTCGCTTCAAGGGAACCCAAAGGGGGCTGGAGACTCACCTGAGGGCTTTTAGGTGCAAAAATGGGCCCTTAGAGGTTTCAGCTCGTCccttgtgctgccctgtgcaggagcacagcctggctgccaCATCTGCCCCAGGACTGTGGTGtctctgagctgtgctgcagaggaagggTTTCTCTGCAGACCTCCCTGGTTAGGGAGGACAGGCAAGGGATGCTGAAGCAGACAAGGGATTCACCAGCATACAGCCCTGGAAATCCCACCCCTGCCAGGATCCCTGGTTGCTCAGCAGTGATCCCTGCCAGGGttttgggatggggaggagaactGCAAGGGCAAGAGTGAGGAAAGTCATGGGTTGGGATAAAGacaatataatatataaagcaaaagctgcacacaaaagcaaagcaaaataagggaTTCATTCACTCCTTCCCACCCTCAGGGAGGTGTTCAGCCATGGCCAGTGGAGCAGGGCTCCACCACGTGTG
Coding sequences within:
- the LOC135421951 gene encoding C-C motif chemokine 14-like — its product is MAAPPCLSSQLSSSEEAEQYPERKSLPTATMFPARTVLLLVMLLTLSPHSSAAPYSPSECCFHYVKGALRLANLKDCYSTSRECFFPAIVFKTKNGTKVCANPEEPWVQRAVGKLQKRKELRAP